The Streptococcus toyakuensis genome has a window encoding:
- a CDS encoding ATP-dependent Clp protease ATP-binding subunit — protein sequence MLCQNCKINDSTIHLYTNLNGKQKQIDLCQNCYKIIKTDPNNTLFKGITDLNNRDFDPFGDFFNDLNNFRPSNNTPPTPPTQSGGGYGGNGGYGSQNRGPAQTPPPSQEKGLLEEFGINVTEIARRGDIDPVIGRDDEIIRVIEILNRRTKNNPVLIGEPGVGKTAVVEGLAQKIVDGDVPHKLQGKQVIRLDVVSLVQGTGIRGQFEERMQKLMEEIRKREDIILFIDEIHEIVGAGSAGDGNMDAGNILKPALARGELQLVGATTLNEYRIIEKDAALERRMQPVKVDEPTVEETITILKGIQKKYEDYHHVQYTDAAIEAAATLSNRYIQDRFLPDKAIDLLDEAGSKMNLTLNFVDPKVIDQRLIEAENLKSQATREEDFEKAAYFRDQIAKYKEMQKKKVTDQDTPIISEKTIEHIIEQKTNIPVGDLKEKEQSQLIHLAEDLKSHVIGQDDAVDKIAKAIRRNRVGLGTPNRPIGSFLFVGPTGVGKTELSKQLAIELFGSADSMIRFDMSEYMEKHSVAKLVGAPPGYVGYDEAGQLTEKVRRNPYSLILLDEVEKAHPDVMHMFLQVLDDGRLTDGQGRTVSFKDAIIIMTSNAGTGKAEASVGFGAAREGRTNSVLGELGNFFSPEFMNRFDGIIEFKALSKDNLLQIVELMLADVNKRLSSNNIHLDVTDKVKEKLVDLGYDPKMGARPLRRTIQDYIEDAITDYYLENPIEKDLKAVMTSKGNIQIKSAKKAEVKTSEKEV from the coding sequence ATGCTTTGTCAAAACTGTAAAATCAATGACTCAACAATTCATCTTTACACCAATCTCAATGGAAAACAAAAACAAATTGACCTCTGTCAAAACTGCTATAAGATTATCAAGACAGATCCTAACAATACCCTCTTTAAAGGTATTACGGATCTGAACAATCGTGACTTTGATCCCTTTGGTGATTTCTTCAATGACCTAAACAATTTCAGGCCTTCTAACAATACTCCTCCGACTCCCCCAACCCAATCAGGTGGAGGTTACGGTGGAAATGGCGGCTATGGTTCCCAAAATCGTGGACCTGCTCAAACTCCTCCACCAAGCCAAGAAAAAGGCCTACTGGAAGAATTTGGTATCAACGTAACTGAAATTGCCCGTCGTGGAGATATTGACCCCGTTATTGGGCGCGACGATGAGATTATCCGTGTCATAGAAATTCTCAATCGCAGAACCAAGAATAATCCTGTTCTTATCGGTGAACCAGGTGTCGGAAAAACTGCCGTTGTCGAAGGTCTAGCTCAGAAAATAGTTGATGGAGATGTTCCCCATAAACTACAAGGAAAACAAGTCATCCGTCTGGATGTGGTTAGCCTAGTTCAAGGAACGGGTATCCGTGGACAATTTGAAGAACGCATGCAAAAACTCATGGAAGAAATTCGCAAACGTGAGGACATCATCCTCTTTATCGATGAAATCCATGAAATTGTCGGTGCTGGTTCTGCGGGCGATGGCAATATGGATGCAGGAAATATCCTCAAGCCAGCCCTTGCTCGTGGGGAACTGCAACTGGTCGGTGCCACTACCCTCAATGAATACCGTATCATTGAAAAAGATGCTGCCCTAGAGCGCCGTATGCAACCAGTTAAGGTCGATGAACCAACAGTAGAAGAAACAATCACTATCCTCAAAGGGATTCAAAAGAAATACGAAGACTACCACCACGTTCAGTATACCGATGCTGCAATTGAAGCAGCTGCAACTCTTTCCAATCGCTACATCCAAGATCGCTTCTTGCCTGACAAGGCCATTGACCTCCTAGATGAAGCTGGTTCTAAGATGAACTTGACCTTGAATTTTGTCGATCCTAAAGTGATTGATCAACGCTTGATTGAGGCTGAAAATCTCAAGTCTCAAGCTACACGAGAAGAAGATTTTGAAAAGGCTGCCTACTTCCGCGACCAGATTGCCAAATATAAGGAAATGCAAAAGAAAAAGGTCACAGACCAGGATACTCCTATCATCAGTGAGAAAACCATTGAGCACATTATCGAGCAGAAAACCAATATCCCTGTTGGCGATTTGAAAGAGAAAGAACAATCTCAACTCATCCATCTAGCCGAAGATCTCAAGTCTCATGTTATTGGGCAGGATGATGCAGTCGATAAGATTGCCAAGGCTATTCGCCGGAATCGTGTCGGACTTGGTACCCCTAACCGCCCAATTGGAAGCTTCCTCTTTGTCGGACCAACTGGTGTCGGTAAGACAGAACTTTCCAAACAACTAGCCATTGAACTTTTTGGTTCTGCTGACAGCATGATTCGCTTTGATATGAGTGAATATATGGAAAAACACAGTGTGGCGAAATTAGTCGGTGCCCCTCCAGGTTATGTCGGCTATGACGAGGCTGGGCAATTAACTGAAAAAGTCCGCCGCAATCCCTACTCTCTTATTCTCTTGGATGAAGTAGAGAAAGCCCATCCAGATGTCATGCATATGTTCCTCCAGGTCTTGGACGATGGTCGTTTAACAGATGGACAAGGACGTACCGTTAGCTTCAAGGACGCCATCATCATCATGACTTCAAATGCAGGTACAGGTAAGGCAGAAGCTAGCGTTGGATTTGGTGCTGCTAGAGAAGGACGTACCAACTCTGTTCTTGGTGAACTCGGTAACTTCTTTAGCCCAGAGTTTATGAACCGTTTTGATGGTATTATCGAATTTAAGGCTCTCAGCAAAGATAACCTCCTTCAGATTGTCGAGCTTATGCTTGCAGATGTTAACAAACGTCTTTCTAGCAACAACATTCATTTGGATGTAACCGACAAGGTCAAGGAAAAATTGGTTGACCTTGGTTATGATCCAAAAATGGGAGCACGCCCACTTCGTCGTACTATTCAAGACTATATTGAGGACGCAATCACTGACTACTACCTTGAAAATCCAATCGAAAAAGACCTCAAGGCAGTGATGACCAGCAAGGGTAACATTCAAATCAAATCTGCCAAAAAAGCTGAAGTAAAGACTTCTGAAAAAGAAGTATAA
- a CDS encoding DUF1797 family protein, whose amino-acid sequence MESHLVRIINRLEAMAKDGGNLKRNFEREGVVVAEVAYSHDEENGSIFTLRDVEARETYTFDSIDLIAMEIYELLY is encoded by the coding sequence ATGGAATCACATTTGGTTAGAATCATCAACCGCCTTGAAGCAATGGCAAAAGACGGCGGAAATTTAAAACGTAATTTTGAACGCGAAGGAGTTGTTGTTGCAGAAGTTGCATACAGCCACGACGAAGAAAACGGCTCAATCTTTACCCTTCGTGATGTCGAAGCTCGCGAAACTTATACGTTTGACAGCATTGACTTGATTGCAATGGAGATTTACGAACTCCTTTACTAA
- a CDS encoding amino acid ABC transporter permease produces MNFSFLPKYLPYFNYGAVVTVLISICVVFLGTILGVVLAFGQRSKFKPFVWLANLYVWIFRGTPMMVQIMIAFALMHINAPTIQVGILGVDLSRLIPGILIISMNSGAYVSETVRAGINAVPKGQLEAAYSLGIRPKNAMRYVILPQAIKNILPALGNEFITIIKDSSLLSAIGVMELWNGATTVSTTTYLPLTPLLFAAFYYLIMTSILTVALKAFEKRMGQGDKK; encoded by the coding sequence ATGAATTTTTCTTTTTTACCAAAGTATTTACCTTATTTTAACTACGGGGCTGTCGTGACGGTTCTCATTTCTATCTGTGTGGTCTTTTTAGGAACCATTCTGGGTGTTGTCTTGGCTTTTGGGCAACGTTCAAAGTTTAAACCGTTTGTTTGGCTCGCCAACTTGTACGTTTGGATTTTCCGTGGGACACCGATGATGGTTCAGATTATGATTGCCTTTGCCCTTATGCACATCAATGCTCCGACTATTCAGGTTGGAATTTTAGGTGTTGACCTTTCTCGTCTGATTCCAGGGATTTTGATTATCTCTATGAACAGTGGTGCTTATGTTTCTGAGACTGTTCGTGCCGGAATTAATGCGGTTCCTAAGGGTCAGTTAGAGGCGGCCTATTCTTTAGGGATTCGTCCTAAAAATGCGATGCGCTATGTGATTTTGCCACAAGCTATCAAAAATATTTTGCCAGCATTGGGAAACGAATTTATCACTATTATCAAGGATAGTTCCCTCTTATCAGCTATCGGTGTCATGGAGTTGTGGAATGGGGCTACAACAGTTTCTACAACAACCTATCTACCTTTAACACCACTTTTATTTGCAGCCTTTTATTACTTGATTATGACTTCTATTTTGACAGTAGCCTTGAAAGCTTTTGAAAAACGTATGGGACAAGGAGATAAAAAATAA
- a CDS encoding amino acid ABC transporter ATP-binding protein: MTETLIKIENLHKSFGKNEVLKGINLEIKRGEVVVIIGPSGSGKSTLLRSMNLLEEATKGKVIFEGVDITDKKNDLFAMREKMGMVFQQFNLFPNMTVMENITLSPIKTKGESKEVAEKRAQELLEKVGLPDKATAYPQSLSGGQQQRIAIARGLAMEPDVLLFDEPTSALDPEMVGEVLGVMQDLAKSGMTMVIVTHEMGFAREVADRVIFMADGVVVEDGTPEQIFEQTQEQRTKDFLSKVL, translated from the coding sequence ATGACAGAAACCTTGATAAAAATTGAAAATTTACATAAATCCTTTGGAAAGAATGAAGTATTGAAGGGCATCAACCTCGAGATTAAAAGAGGAGAGGTTGTCGTCATCATCGGTCCTTCAGGAAGCGGGAAATCTACCTTGCTTCGTTCTATGAATTTGTTAGAAGAAGCGACCAAGGGGAAGGTTATCTTTGAAGGAGTCGATATTACGGACAAGAAGAATGATCTGTTTGCTATGCGTGAGAAGATGGGGATGGTTTTCCAACAATTTAATCTCTTTCCTAATATGACTGTGATGGAAAATATCACTTTGTCTCCTATCAAGACCAAAGGTGAAAGTAAGGAAGTTGCAGAGAAGAGAGCTCAGGAACTTTTGGAAAAAGTTGGTTTACCAGATAAGGCAACTGCTTATCCACAGAGTTTGTCAGGTGGTCAGCAACAACGGATTGCCATTGCGCGTGGTTTGGCAATGGAACCAGATGTTTTACTCTTTGACGAGCCAACTTCAGCCTTGGACCCTGAAATGGTTGGTGAGGTTCTAGGTGTTATGCAAGATCTAGCCAAGTCAGGAATGACTATGGTTATCGTAACACATGAGATGGGATTTGCTCGTGAGGTGGCAGACCGTGTCATCTTTATGGCAGACGGTGTGGTTGTTGAAGACGGAACACCTGAACAGATTTTTGAACAAACTCAAGAACAACGGACTAAAGACTTCTTGAGTAAGGTTTTATAA
- a CDS encoding bifunctional methylenetetrahydrofolate dehydrogenase/methenyltetrahydrofolate cyclohydrolase, protein MTQIIDGKALAAKLQGQLAEKTEKLKEETGLVPGLVVILVGDNPASQVYVRNKERSALAAGFRSEVVRVPDTITQEELLDLIAKYNQDPAWHGILVQLPLPKHIDEEAVLLAIDPEKDVDGFHPLNMGRLWSGHPVMIPSTPAGIMEMFHEYGIELEGKNAVVIGRSNIVGKPMAQLLLAKNATVTLTHSRTHNLAKVAAKADILVVAIGRAKFVTADFVKPGAVVIDVGMNRDENGKLCGDVDYEAVAPLASHITPVPGGVGPMTITMLMEQTYQAALRTLDRKF, encoded by the coding sequence ATGACACAGATTATTGATGGGAAGGCTCTGGCAGCTAAGTTACAAGGACAGTTGGCTGAAAAGACTGAAAAATTAAAGGAAGAGACAGGTTTAGTACCTGGTTTGGTAGTGATTTTGGTTGGGGATAATCCAGCAAGCCAAGTCTATGTTCGTAACAAGGAGAGGTCAGCCCTTGCGGCTGGTTTCCGTAGTGAAGTTGTGCGAGTTCCAGATACCATTACTCAAGAGGAATTGTTAGACTTGATTGCCAAATACAATCAAGATCCAGCTTGGCATGGAATTTTGGTCCAGTTACCATTACCAAAACATATTGATGAAGAGGCGGTTCTATTGGCCATTGATCCAGAAAAGGATGTGGATGGTTTCCATCCCCTAAACATGGGACGTCTCTGGTCTGGTCATCCAGTCATGATTCCTTCTACACCTGCAGGAATTATGGAAATGTTTCATGAATATGGGATTGAATTAGAAGGTAAAAATGCGGTCGTCATCGGTCGTTCTAATATCGTTGGAAAACCTATGGCCCAGCTTCTTTTGGCAAAGAATGCTACAGTGACTTTGACCCACTCACGGACTCATAATCTTGCCAAGGTGGCTGCTAAAGCAGATATTCTGGTTGTTGCAATCGGTCGTGCCAAGTTTGTGACTGCTGACTTTGTCAAACCAGGTGCGGTAGTCATTGACGTTGGGATGAATCGTGATGAAAACGGAAAGCTCTGTGGGGATGTGGATTATGAGGCAGTTGCCCCACTTGCTAGCCATATTACGCCAGTTCCTGGAGGTGTGGGTCCTATGACCATTACTATGCTGATGGAGCAAACTTATCAAGCAGCACTCCGGACATTGGATAGAAAATTTTAA
- a CDS encoding phosphate ABC transporter ATPase yields the protein MILKIYNGEYSLQWDGIYYLALIDYPNIQEWELEKIAKFIAYEKLHKRQTSIECADSCLKKEILDYICQHPFLPPFTPTDKRVASTYDLHKRLVTSDYCSHTTTIDAAISIFKTGQLLSAVKAFGRDAEELVLDIRNAASDPIDYFDYVMLGWSNTSSGYRLAMERLLGRAPSEKELQDKFIPGVSFHFIYTDLIKVTGYIFDGCHVAKIKDMLNLFSELYICIIPTHNKSQFENIIPTKIQDRVHYLDYAGEDLEEWTKKVYQVVLKQSNKG from the coding sequence ATGATTTTAAAAATTTATAATGGAGAATATAGTTTACAATGGGATGGAATATACTACTTAGCACTAATTGATTATCCAAATATTCAAGAGTGGGAATTAGAAAAAATTGCTAAATTTATAGCTTACGAAAAACTTCATAAACGTCAAACAAGTATTGAGTGTGCTGATTCTTGTTTAAAAAAAGAAATTTTAGATTACATCTGTCAGCATCCCTTTCTGCCACCATTTACCCCTACAGATAAAAGAGTAGCCTCGACTTATGATCTACATAAGAGGTTAGTGACTTCAGACTACTGTAGTCATACTACGACTATAGATGCAGCGATTTCTATCTTTAAAACAGGTCAGCTCTTATCTGCTGTGAAAGCCTTTGGGCGAGATGCTGAGGAGTTGGTTTTGGATATTAGAAATGCTGCATCGGATCCGATAGATTATTTTGACTATGTCATGTTAGGGTGGTCAAATACAAGTTCTGGTTATCGATTAGCGATGGAGCGTTTATTAGGTCGAGCTCCTTCAGAGAAAGAATTACAAGACAAGTTTATTCCTGGAGTGAGTTTTCATTTTATCTATACAGATTTGATTAAAGTTACTGGTTATATTTTTGATGGCTGCCATGTTGCAAAAATTAAGGACATGTTGAATTTATTTAGTGAGTTGTATATTTGTATTATTCCAACTCATAATAAGAGCCAATTTGAAAATATTATTCCAACTAAAATACAAGATAGGGTGCATTATCTTGACTATGCTGGAGAAGACTTAGAAGAGTGGACTAAGAAAGTCTATCAAGTTGTTTTAAAACAATCAAATAAAGGATAG
- a CDS encoding NAD(P)H-hydrate dehydratase — protein MRVIEQTLLEKVIIERSRTSHKGDYGRLLLLGGTYPYGGAIIMAALAAVKSGAGLVTVGTDRENIPALHSHLPEAMAFSLQDQQLLKEQLEKAEVVLVGPGLRDDAFGEELVKQVFANLSQNQILIVDGGALTILARISLSFPSNQFILTPHQKEWEKMSGIAIEKQKEAATASALTFFPQGTILVEKGPATRIWQVGQSDYYQLQVGGPYQATGGMGDTLAGMIAGFAGQFRQASLYERVAVATHLHSAIAQELSQEHYVVLPTEISSYLPEIMKKISQKGT, from the coding sequence ATGAGAGTGATTGAGCAAACCTTACTAGAAAAAGTCATTATTGAACGTTCTCGTACCAGTCATAAAGGAGACTATGGCCGTCTGCTGTTGCTTGGTGGGACTTATCCTTATGGTGGTGCTATCATCATGGCTGCTTTGGCAGCTGTTAAAAGTGGAGCTGGTTTGGTGACTGTTGGAACAGATAGGGAAAATATCCCGGCTTTGCACAGTCATTTACCTGAGGCTATGGCCTTTTCTCTTCAAGACCAGCAATTGTTAAAAGAGCAATTGGAGAAGGCAGAAGTGGTCTTAGTGGGGCCTGGTTTACGAGACGATGCTTTTGGAGAAGAACTAGTCAAACAGGTCTTTGCTAATTTAAGCCAAAATCAGATTTTGATTGTAGATGGAGGTGCCTTGACTATTCTTGCTAGAATAAGTTTGTCATTTCCGTCTAACCAGTTTATCTTAACTCCCCACCAAAAAGAATGGGAAAAGATGTCTGGTATTGCTATTGAAAAGCAAAAGGAAGCTGCAACGGCTAGTGCCCTGACTTTCTTTCCTCAAGGAACAATTTTGGTGGAGAAAGGTCCAGCTACTCGTATTTGGCAAGTTGGCCAATCTGATTATTACCAGTTACAGGTTGGCGGTCCCTATCAGGCGACTGGGGGAATGGGAGATACTCTTGCTGGAATGATTGCAGGATTTGCAGGCCAATTTCGACAGGCCAGTCTCTACGAACGTGTGGCAGTAGCGACTCATCTTCATTCAGCCATAGCCCAAGAACTATCTCAAGAACATTATGTGGTCTTGCCGACGGAAATCAGCTCTTATCTGCCCGAAATAATGAAAAAAATATCTCAAAAAGGCACCTGA
- the rpiA gene encoding ribose-5-phosphate isomerase RpiA: protein MENLKKMAGIKAAEFVKDGMVVGLGTGSTAYYFVEEIGRRIKEEGLQITAVTTSSVTSKQAEGLNIPLKSIDQVDVVDVTVDGADEVDSQFNGIKGGGGALLMEKVVATPSKEYIWVVDESKLVDKLGAFKLPVEVVRYGAEQVFRRFERAGYKPSFREKDGHRFVTDMQNFIIDLALDVIEDPITFGQELDHVVGVVEHGLFNKMVDKVIVAGRDGVQILTSTKAR from the coding sequence GTGGAAAATCTGAAGAAAATGGCAGGTATCAAGGCTGCTGAGTTTGTCAAGGATGGCATGGTAGTCGGACTTGGAACGGGGTCTACTGCCTATTATTTCGTAGAAGAAATCGGTCGTCGGATCAAGGAAGAAGGGTTACAGATTACAGCTGTAACGACTTCTAGTGTGACTAGTAAACAGGCTGAAGGTCTTAATATCCCGCTCAAGTCTATTGACCAAGTAGATGTTGTCGATGTGACAGTCGACGGGGCGGACGAAGTGGATAGTCAGTTTAATGGAATCAAAGGTGGTGGTGGTGCCCTTCTGATGGAGAAGGTTGTCGCAACGCCCTCAAAAGAATATATTTGGGTGGTGGATGAAAGCAAGCTGGTAGACAAACTAGGTGCTTTTAAATTGCCTGTGGAAGTGGTTCGGTATGGCGCAGAACAGGTTTTCCGTCGTTTTGAGCGAGCTGGCTACAAACCAAGTTTCCGTGAAAAAGACGGCCACCGTTTTGTGACGGATATGCAGAATTTTATCATTGACCTTGCCTTGGATGTCATTGAAGATCCAATTACTTTCGGACAAGAATTGGACCATGTCGTTGGTGTTGTAGAGCACGGCTTATTCAACAAAATGGTGGATAAGGTCATCGTTGCTGGACGAGACGGAGTTCAGATTTTAACTTCAACAAAAGCAAGATAA
- a CDS encoding phosphopentomutase: protein MSKFNRIHLVVLDSVGIGAAPDANNFVNAGVPDGASDTLGHISKTVGLNVPNMAKIGLGNIPRETPLKTVPAESNPTGYATKLEEVSLGKDTMTGHWEIMGLNITEPFDTFWNGFPEEILTKIEEFSGRKVIREANKPYSGTAVIDDFGPRQMETGELIIYTSADPVLQIAAHEDIIPLDELYRICEYARSITLERPALLGRIIARPYVGEPGNFTRTANRRDLAVSPFAPTVLDKLNEAGIDTYAVGKINDIFNGAGINHDMGHNKSNSHGIDTLLKTMGLAEFEKGFSFTNLVDFDALYGHRRNAHGYRDCLHEFDERLPEIIAAMRENDLLLITADHGNDPTYAGTDHTREYIPLLAYSPAFKGNGVIPVGHFADISATVADNFGVETAMIGESFLDKLV, encoded by the coding sequence ATGTCAAAATTTAATCGTATTCACTTGGTGGTATTAGATTCTGTAGGAATCGGTGCTGCACCAGATGCTAATAACTTTGTCAATGCAGGGGTTCCAGATGGAGCTTCTGACACACTGGGACACATTTCTAAAACAGTTGGTTTGAATGTGCCAAACATGGCTAAAATTGGTCTGGGAAATATTCCTCGTGAAACTCCTCTTAAGACTGTTCCAGCTGAAAGCAATCCAACAGGATATGCAACAAAATTAGAGGAAGTATCTCTTGGTAAGGATACTATGACTGGACACTGGGAAATCATGGGACTCAACATTACTGAGCCTTTCGATACTTTCTGGAATGGATTCCCAGAAGAAATCTTGACAAAAATCGAAGAATTCTCAGGGCGCAAGGTTATTCGTGAAGCTAACAAACCTTACTCAGGAACAGCCGTTATCGATGACTTTGGACCACGTCAGATGGAAACTGGAGAGTTGATTATCTATACTTCAGCTGACCCTGTTTTGCAGATTGCTGCCCACGAAGATATTATTCCTTTGGACGAATTGTACCGTATCTGTGAATACGCTCGTTCGATTACCCTTGAGCGCCCTGCCCTTCTAGGTCGCATCATTGCCCGTCCATATGTCGGTGAGCCAGGTAACTTCACTCGTACAGCAAATCGTCGTGACTTGGCCGTATCTCCATTTGCACCAACTGTTCTCGATAAACTCAATGAAGCTGGTATCGATACTTACGCTGTTGGTAAAATCAATGATATCTTTAACGGTGCGGGTATCAACCATGATATGGGTCATAACAAGTCAAACAGCCATGGAATTGATACACTATTGAAGACCATGGGCCTTGCTGAATTTGAAAAAGGCTTCTCATTCACAAACTTGGTTGACTTTGATGCTCTTTACGGTCACCGCCGTAATGCTCATGGTTACCGTGATTGCTTGCATGAGTTTGATGAACGCTTGCCTGAAATTATCGCAGCCATGAGAGAGAATGATCTTCTTTTGATTACTGCGGACCATGGAAATGATCCAACCTATGCAGGAACAGACCACACTCGCGAATATATTCCATTGTTGGCTTACAGTCCTGCCTTTAAAGGAAATGGTGTCATTCCAGTAGGACATTTTGCAGATATTTCAGCGACTGTTGCTGATAACTTTGGTGTTGAAACTGCCATGATTGGGGAAAGTTTCTTAGATAAATTGGTATAA
- a CDS encoding DUF1697 domain-containing protein has product MTRYASLVRGINVGGKNKVVMAELRQELTELGMEKVETYINSGNIFFTSTAPKAQLVEKLEAFFGVHYPFIQSFSLLSQEDYEAEVENLPDWWNEDLARKDVLFYTEGLDVDQVIATVESLELKDEVLHFGKRGIFWGKFSEESYSKTAYHKYLLKMPFYRYITIRNAKTFDKIGQMLKK; this is encoded by the coding sequence ATGACACGCTATGCTTCGCTAGTGAGAGGTATCAATGTTGGGGGCAAGAATAAGGTCGTCATGGCGGAGCTTCGTCAAGAATTGACCGAGTTGGGAATGGAAAAGGTTGAAACTTACATCAACAGTGGTAATATTTTCTTTACTTCGACAGCTCCCAAAGCCCAATTGGTTGAAAAGTTAGAGGCCTTCTTTGGAGTCCATTATCCATTTATTCAGAGCTTTTCCCTACTGAGTCAAGAAGACTATGAAGCAGAAGTGGAAAATCTACCAGATTGGTGGAACGAAGACTTGGCACGAAAAGACGTCCTCTTTTACACTGAGGGCTTGGATGTGGACCAAGTCATCGCGACAGTTGAGAGTTTAGAGCTGAAAGATGAAGTTCTACATTTTGGAAAACGTGGGATTTTCTGGGGGAAATTCTCTGAAGAATCCTATTCTAAGACTGCCTATCATAAGTACTTACTTAAGATGCCATTCTATCGCTACATTACCATTCGCAATGCAAAAACCTTTGACAAAATCGGTCAAATGCTTAAAAAATAA
- a CDS encoding purine-nucleoside phosphorylase encodes MTFLDKINETAAFLKDKGIQAPEFGLILGSGLGELAEEIENPVVVDYADIPNWGRSTVVGHAGKLVYGELAGRKVLALQGRFHFYEGNPLEVVTFPVRVMKVLGCEGVIVTNAAGGIGYGPGTLMAISDHINMTGQNPLMGENLDEFGPRFPDMSKAYTPEYRATAHEVAKKLGIKLDEGVYIGVTGPTYETPAEIRAYKTLGADAVGMSTVPEVIVATHSGLKVLGISCITNFAAGFQEELNHEEVVEVTERVKGDFKGLLKAILAEL; translated from the coding sequence ATGACATTTTTAGATAAAATCAATGAAACAGCTGCTTTCCTGAAAGACAAGGGAATCCAAGCGCCTGAGTTTGGTCTAATCCTTGGATCAGGACTTGGAGAACTGGCAGAAGAAATCGAAAATCCAGTTGTAGTAGACTATGCTGATATTCCAAACTGGGGCCGCTCTACAGTAGTTGGTCACGCTGGTAAATTGGTATATGGTGAACTTGCAGGGCGCAAGGTCTTGGCTCTTCAAGGTCGCTTCCATTTCTATGAAGGAAATCCTCTGGAAGTTGTGACCTTCCCAGTTCGTGTGATGAAAGTCCTCGGATGTGAAGGTGTCATTGTAACCAATGCAGCTGGTGGTATTGGTTATGGGCCTGGCACTTTGATGGCTATCTCAGACCATATCAATATGACGGGGCAAAACCCATTGATGGGTGAAAACTTAGATGAATTTGGTCCTCGTTTCCCAGATATGTCTAAGGCCTACACACCAGAATACCGTGCTACTGCCCATGAAGTGGCTAAAAAACTTGGTATCAAACTTGATGAAGGTGTCTATATCGGTGTTACTGGTCCGACTTATGAAACACCAGCAGAAATTCGTGCCTATAAGACACTGGGAGCTGATGCAGTCGGTATGTCTACTGTTCCTGAAGTTATTGTAGCAACCCACTCAGGTTTGAAAGTTCTAGGAATTTCATGTATTACTAACTTTGCAGCTGGATTCCAAGAAGAACTCAACCACGAAGAAGTTGTAGAAGTGACTGAACGTGTTAAAGGTGATTTCAAAGGTTTGCTTAAAGCAATTCTTGCTGAATTGTAA